The genomic stretch ACTGCTGGTGACATTTACCTGTTATGTAAGATTTAGAAATTCCTTGATCAGACACCTGGCAGAATAgcagacacaatatgtaaacataaATACTTACCGGCCAAAATTGAAAACTAACATTACAAGGTGACCCCAAGGactggattgagaaccactggtgtagtcTGAGTTTGACATAAGATTAAGAATTTCTCAGGCGTGTTGGGGTTAATGGGCATTAGTAGATGAGTTTAGATTCTTGGATCAAGATTGTAATACAATCCACCGTTTGTGTGGCGTGCAGAGATCCCCGCACCAGCACTCAGCCATTCTCTGGGTCTGTGTTAATGGTCCATTCACCTGCATTTCTCAGCTGATGACTTGTTCCATCTACCCATTAGGTGTTGTATCTGTGGATTGGAAGGAACTGCAATCCCAACTTTCTCACGCAGGTCCTGGGTGTTCCCAACTACACTGCCGTGCCTCAGAACCTGGTAGGgaactcttccttctctctctttctacctctctacagctctctctctctctacctctctctacctctcccccAAGACAGTCATATCGGTCCTGGTATCGTCTCCATTAGTAGTTATTGTAGAAGTCTCCTGCTGTGCCTTTGTCTTGTATTAGGAAAGCATATGCAGAAATAAGCCATGGTAAAAATCCCTTACCTAATCCTGCCTCCATTTTTCTTTGGCACTGCGGGGTTTTTTTAAACAACTTGCTTTGTTATGTCTACTTTTCTGAGTTTATATATTAAAGCTGCTGTTTGAGCAAGTGTCCATCCTGCTGAGGTGTCCTTGACCAAGATATTGAATCCTTGCTTGGCTCCAGGAGTCCTGGCCTGTTGCTAATCCTGATCTCcccatgtgtttgtctgtgttttagGGGTTGTGGTCCACAGACTAACCCTTTATTTGACTTTGGATAAACATAAAGCAGCAGTGTAGCATACACATAAAAAATGGACACTTCTTTTGCAATAGCTCCATCAGTATGCACGCATAACATTTCGCTTATTCCACACATTCATTCTTACACCAAGAAACTAGAATTCACCATTTGCAAGTGCTGCTTCCTTAGTTATTGTTGCCATGTCTGCCAAACTTTAAAGATCAACTTCTCTGTGCCTCTGCACAATTATCACAAGAGCTAACTAATCACCTAGGATAGGGTAAATCTGTAGTACAGTTTCCCCTACAACACCTGATTCACATTTCCCTTAGCCACTACATTAAAGCCGGTCTTTGTTGCTCTCAGTGGGATATCAAGAGTTCAATGTGGGAGGAAGTAGCGTGGTTCCAAACATTTATCCGTTGATAGTTGTCAGTCATTATGTTGCACTCAGTGATTTATGGCTTGAAGCTCTTGAAATCTCTGCTTGCCAGTGTTAACTAGTTCACCAATTCCCTTCTCCAACAGCACTTGCTCCCGGAACTGGACACTGCTGAGTCCCAGAGAACGAGGGCTTTCATCGGCTGGCTGAGGGACCAGAGGCCCTTTTACCCAGTCCTGCATGTCATCAGGTAGGCATCAGTCATCACAGAAGAAGAgtaattggttttttttaaatggccaGGGGGTAGAGGCATAAAATAGTGAAAGTGGTTTATGATTAATTTAAGAATTAGCAGCCGCTTTGGCCAGAGGGGAAACAAGTTAAAATTCCTGCTTTATTCGTTTGTGTATTTCAACAAATCTAAAATGAAGGGATCAGACAGAAGCACTGCTGAAAGTCTTTTATTGGTCATTTCTTCAAATTTGTTTTGAGCCTCATTACATCAGTGACAACAGTGAgtagaatgtctttatgcatgctcaataatccaggtaagaaaatcacagaaagttgaatcagttaatctggacacaatgttgtacatctgtctccatcttacaatgctgagcATTTTAAGATGtacaacattgtgtccagatgaactgattcaactttctgtgagtgaGCGGAGTAGAACTTATTGTAACATTGTGGACTGCTGATAAAGAGTCTGgttaaagaaaacaacaacaaatagttCCCTGAGCTCCTAGGAGAGAAGAGTGACTAGTGTCTGCATTTTAACAGCCAAACAATAATAGGGGCAGGAAATGTCATTTTGAAGGTGGCTGGTTAAATTCACTTCTGATAGAAAGCTAAGGTGGGCCTATTTGTTTGATATTTATTAACTTTATTTACATGTTTTCGCTAAAAAACTGAAGTATTCATCTGAGGTGACAGTGGGAACCACGAGACCATAAATGTTGACTAATGAACGCCCCTCTCCCAATATCTCTCACTTTCAGGGATGAAAGCCAGCTAAAAACCAGCTTTATGCAGAATATGATTGAGGACCGAACGGAATCGGCCTTATCTTATTACGAATTCCTGCTCCACCTCCAGCAGCAAGTCTCAAAGTAACTGAATCAGTTGAATCGCTGTGTCGGGGGAAATGCTGACACAGGAACGCGTATCTTCATGTGACCATGTGTCTCCATTCATATTTTAGAACTGCACCAGAGCCACACCTGTTCTAAACTCTCCCTCAGTGTCTCCAGCTGTCCCACCAccactctgtctcttcctctgccttcctctccctctctgtctctcaagtcATCCTTGATGACAATCTTGTCTGAAAAAGCCCTCATTTGAGCTGAACTGAACCACGCATTCGCTCAAACAAAtcaaactttttttctttcttttttttgccacctAGGGGCAAGGATGGCAAAATGAGAAATCGTGATTCTCATACTGATTTCGCACTTTTTTTTCTCAGCTGGAGCAACTTGTCAGGAAATGAAACCTGGGGGGTGGCAAGAATCCTACAGTGATGATGATTCTATATGTCAATGATGGAATGAAGCAGTGTTTATTCTCATAGAACAATGAATTAAGATGCATTAAATACAATGGATGTGTGAAGGCTTTTTGTTCAAAAAGCACAGTGGTCTTTACCTATAGATGTTtatgtgttgtgcgtgtgtgcttaCCAGGTGGATGAGGAATTTTGTCTGCGCTGAGACTGTTATTGCGTGTCACCTTGAGCATTTGTATCCGGTGCACCTCAGCTATAAACAACACTATCTAATATAGTTGTGAAAGACAGAATTGTGTGCTCATTTATTTCATCCGTCATTTTAACCGTGTGTCAGAACAAATCTCACGACATTGATGAAGGCAGAGATAGTAAACGATCACATGTGAAGGCAGACTGACCTTGCTGTTATTAGCTGCCTTGAATGTGTTGACTAAGCCATGGAAAGTTGATTCACTAAGTCTTGGCCTGGTGTGTTGTTAAGCGATTCGCTTTCCTTTCATCTTTTAATTTCCTCATTTTCCCTGTACATTTACAATGCctcgaactttttttttttgagtttaaTTTATGAAACTCCCAATCTGATTACATTCTGTAATTGCCTTGTATGGAAACTCACTTTTTATCAAGCCTCTGTTTAAATACGGACTATATAAGAAATATTTTAATATAATCGGATATGGGAAAATTGTTTAACACAGACATAACGAAGCCATTGTGATCTTTTAACCATACTTAATGATACTTGTATATTGAAAAGACTACGTTATATAATGGTAAAAAAATTGCTGATGATTTTAGTATGAACATGTTAAGAAGAAATGAAGCTAAGAGAATAAAATGTTGGGTCTTTTTAAAATGTAGTTTGTGTCATCCATGAACAGCATTTTAGCGGTGTGAACTATTGTCAAAAAAGACTGAAAATTTATGTGCGTGTTTTGTTTTACCAAGCTTTGACATACAAATCATTTCATCTATATTAAAAGATAACTTATCTTAAactcatacatttgtttaactctAACTAAAGAAGATGAAATTGGATTTCTCTGCTCAATGTGTGATAGAAACTAATTAAGGAAAAACAACCTGATTtcatttttattcattttatttgggGGGTTTTTCAGTGGCTGTTTGTAGCACTTGCTCTTCAGTGAGTACTGAACCAAGTTCTCCTTTAATTTGAAGGGCAGAGCTTGATCAAAAGGTCATCGGTTCAATATAGACTATTGAACCAATGACAGTCCAGTCAAAGGGTGATGGGAGACAGTGACACTCGGAAGGGTGTTTCTTATGTCCAGTCTGTTCCGCAATTCTGTTTTCGCTGCATTCATTGCAGAAACCCCCGCTTCACAGAGATACGATGTTGGAAATGGAAGCAAAGTTTTCATTGCTTTCGTGGCTATCTCAGGATATTCAGCCTTGACTTTGATCCAGAATGTCGGCAGAGATGTTACGTCAAACATACTTCTCAGCTCACCACCATTTGCAACCTCAAGGAGTTGATCCTCTTCCCATGATGACATGGACGATTCGCTGGGGACATTCCTTTACATTTCTTGCACAGCACCGGACCTCTTTTCTGTTCAGACTTTACCAGACCACACTAAATTCTTCAATTCATGAAGAATTTAGCGTGGTCTCGGGTTTAAAAATGAATATTAGTAAATCTGTCTTATTTTCACTTAAGGAATGTGATATGACAATACATGGAATTCCAATCGAAGATATGGTAACATACCTAGGAGTAATAATATGCAAAGATGAACAACAAAGGAgtaatttgaattttaaaccaaTTGTTGAAAAAAGAATTAAGAAATTTAATGACTCGTTAGTGAGAGACTTATCTTTATATGGTTGGGTACCATTATCTAAAGCAGAAGGAATATCAAGATCTGTAATACTGCTTTGTCACTTGATATTCGACAATGTTATTAAGGACTTAGAGAAGGTGCTTTACAATTTCATTTGGAGGAATaagtcattatttaaaaaaaagtgctttGTAACACCAAAGACTGTGGAGGTCTGGAAGATCTAGATTTTAGCTCTCTTAATAAGTGGATTATTGAATGCTTAAAAAACAAGGATAGTATTTGGAATAATTTCCCTAATTACCTGTTTGATCCAGTTGGTGGTATGAAATTCCTACTAAAATGTGACTTTTGTGTGATAGAATCCCTATTAAGTTGGCAAAATTTCATCAGCAAGATCTGACACCTTGGTTATTAGCTTACAAACAATTTTTCGCCCCATATGGAACAATATCAATATAAAAAATAGGGCTATTTTCTATCACACATGGATCAGTAGTGGAATACTGACAGTTGGCCAATTACTTAATCAAAATGGTTATTTATTATCTTATAAAATGTCTTGATAAATTCAAAATACCTATAAAACCAAAGGAGTATGCTATTGTTTTCGATGCTATACCAGAAAGTGTCCTTATACTTCTACGAAACTCTGGTGCTGTAGACATACCTTTTCATTTTGAAGATTGCGTAGAAAATATTTATATTGGTGAAACCAATATATTGGAAAGAGAAGTGCTCTAACAAAAATATTAGGAACACAGTGGTGTCACTGTCCCATCAtctaggtgtttttggtcttcattATTTAATGATGTACGGTGGAAGAAAGCATGGACAGTTTATGATAAATACAGTATCAACAAGTTTAAGGAAGTGTCTTTCAAGATATTGCATAGAATTTATCCGGTAAAGCTTGTGTTAGAAAGATTCAAACTAGATATTGATTATAAGTGGGATTTTTGTGGACTAGAAAAAGAGAGTATTACCCATCTATTCCTCGAATGCATACAAGAATGTTCTGGTTTGATGTCGCCAACTTCCTAAAAAAGAAACTTAAGCTGATATTGAAATAGATATATTTAGATGTAATGCTATATTTTAGTAAAGATAAGATTGGAAATAACATGCTGTATATCATACAACCAGTTATTATTTTTGGAAAATTCCATATTCGTAAGAAAAAAGGGTCAGGAACCAAGCCACATTTCCTGCGCATTattaatgaatttaaacaatatagCACCATCTTATTTAAATTTAAGAACAAAAAAGCAATTAAGACTTTTAAGTTTCTAGACGAATTTAATATGCTGCATATAACACAAACTCTGGcattgtaaaatgtaaaaaaaaaaacttgtcgcctttttatttttgttttctagaTGTCTGTGATTGTACCGGTGTACAGGGAAATTTGTTCAATAAAGAATGGAGGAAAAATAACGTCACCTGATGATGTCATCACCGTGCGCACCCAGTTAGATAAAGAAGGCTTTGAGCTGCTGTGTAAAGTGATGTGACCACCCGAGGATTTGTGATCTTAATAGCCTTAATAATTCAGAACGAACCTCGCTTTTATAGGTGGTGTGATTAGACCTCTCGGGTGATAATTTCACGATGGAGTCGACCGTAGCTAATTCTAATAATCAAAAGAGTGCCGAGGAGAAAAGCACCTTGTCGGCGGCGCAAAGGAGAGCTGAGATACGAAGGCGAAAATTGCTGATGAATTCAGAAGACAGAATGAACAGGATCGTTGGTTTTGCCAAAAACGACACTGAAATCGATGGTAATTTGTAATTGCATTGGTTTGCAAGTGTGAGATTGCTTTGCAAGTGTGTCTTTCTTTTATAAGTCGTTATGGTTAGCTTATTTGCCGTGGCCGTCATCAGAATCGTATTTTTCCTCGATTCGTGTTCAAACATTACAGCTTCACTTTTACGTCATCCAAGATGTATTGATTTGCAtgatctcatcaatctacacgctATCTAATCTATTGTTTAATCTAATCTATTTAATTGTTTACAGACCATTTCTGTAATGGTACCATTTAGCAAAAAACGTTCTTACATTTCATAGATTTAGTACTTTGAGgtaataattttattttattactttctcTTTTTGCCCCAAATTTTCATTACTGGACATGCAGCAGGGGCCTCCCGGCGTCTAACAGAGCCCAGATTCCATCTTGATCTTGACAGAACGGAGACATGGCCTGCATCATCCTCAGCCTCGCCCAGACCGTCCCCCTTCCTCCCCGAAGCCTCTGTTCTTAGTAGCCACTCACACAGTAGCACCCCGGAGAGGAGGGGTTCCCCCCTGCCGGACTGCACTGAGCCCCTGCTGGAGGACGATGCGGGAGTCAGACAGAGATCCAGGGGCGAGCGGGGAGTGGACGACCCCAGTGGATCCCCTCGCCGAGGCCTGCAGAAGTACTCGTCCCGTTTTGATGATACTATGAAGCTCCGAAGCCAGCTGGCGAATGAGAAACCAGCCCAGGGTGGCGGTTCTGACACAGAGGAATTTGATTCCTTTAGAGTTTTCAGGCTCGTCGGAAGCGTCCTCCTTGCCATCTTTGTCAGGGTCTTTGTCTGCAAGTATCTGGTGAGCTTGGTCACTATAGGCACTTTTTTTCAACTGTCCATATCAATTAAAGGTGATGAGTCTTCATGGCCACCTAGATTAAATGCTGTTCAACCGTTGTTCAACACATGGAAGTAGAGTACAAGTTTAGGGTCATTGAACCAGGATGATTGAAATATCTGTTGTCTTCTATCAGATGAATTCCTTCTATATAAATGTGTTGGACATCAAAGTATTTTGATTGCGTCTGACATGTTAATTCTGAAATGGAATTGTCCCAGTTTACCAGTGTCAGTATCTATGGGTGTGCTCCTGACAGTTTGTGCTGGATAGGTATGGCTTCCATATTGACAGCTAATGCGGCAAGTAAACAAAGAACCATATGTGccaataataataactatttatatagcacttttctaaaacaatgttacaaaatgctttacaaagaaataaaaccagacaaggtgagagtaaaaataaaaatggtatgaatgaataaaaataaatatcaaacatttgtaaaagattTCATAAAAAGTTTTAAGACGCGATTtagaagaagctagagacttggttcgtcttagttcaacaggaagagagttccatagtgtccGGGctgtaacagcaaaagcccgaccaCCCTTTGTaataaaccgagacctgggaataaccagcagggctccatctgcatatcttaatggtcgagggggcatataccaggtcaataaatgacAAATGTATGTTGGAGCAAGActgtttaaagccttaaaagtgtgcagtaaattttttaaatcaatttgaaatatactgtgatggcctggcggcctgtccagggtgtctcctcgcctgccgggcaatgactgctgggataggctccagcatccctgtggccctgagagcaggataagtggtttggataatggatagatgggtggaatttgaaatataacagggagccagtatagggaggcaagcacaggagtgatatggtcatgcctctttcttTATGCCCTTGGCATTTTGTACTAACTGCAGATGATGGAggaagcccttgctgataccagaataacgtgcattacaatagtcaagccgagaatagagaaaagcatgtacaactttttgcagatcggcaattgacaaaaatgacctaattttggagattagcttgagctggagagagcatgactgaacaacatatttgatctgattatcaaaactgaggttagcattgaatattaccccaagattccaagcagcctgcttaagactacctgacagaccaccaagtttAGTAccgaaagggctgatggaattttcggaacagaatgacctcagacttatcatcattgaatttgagaaaattttcgaacatccaggatttaatgtcaacaAATACCAACAGCATGGCATACAATACAATGGAGACTGTTAAAACACCTTTCTTTTCCTTGGTTTGGCATGGTTTAATCAATTTTATATTTAGGCAACTCATCCATAACAAGGAGCGTTACACCAACTTCTTCTCAGTCTGCCATTGTTTGATCATCAGCTGATAGGGTTTCGATGTAATACCTGCCAACGGCGGCTATTACATCAGTTTACATCAGTTTAAGAGGTTTTCACTACCCTTT from Lampris incognitus isolate fLamInc1 chromosome 8, fLamInc1.hap2, whole genome shotgun sequence encodes the following:
- the camlg gene encoding calcium signal-modulating cyclophilin ligand; this translates as MESTVANSNNQKSAEEKSTLSAAQRRAEIRRRKLLMNSEDRMNRIVGFAKNDTEIDAGASRRLTEPRFHLDLDRTETWPASSSASPRPSPFLPEASVLSSHSHSSTPERRGSPLPDCTEPLLEDDAGVRQRSRGERGVDDPSGSPRRGLQKYSSRFDDTMKLRSQLANEKPAQGGGSDTEEFDSFRVFRLVGSVLLAIFVRVFVCKYLSIFAPFLTLELAYMGLYKYFPKAEKKSQTTVLTAALLLSGIPAEVINRSMDTYRKMGDVFSDLCVYFFTFILSHQILLLTGSETP